GATTTTGACACCGAGTACAAGGAAATGAGACTATTCTCTAACTCGTCAATGGAGATACATGCCTCCAAGATATACACAAAAGAGATGTTTAAGCGATTTCAAAAAGAGTTTCAAAAAAGTCAATCTTTTGTTGTGAAAAGCATGAAAGGTTGTGGAGATTATCTTTCAAAGATGTATTTGGTAGAAAAGTCCACCTTGCCGGAGATTAATCGAAGGAATTTTTTCTTGAAGGTTTCCATCGACGGGAGTTATTCTTGTACATGTAAAAAATTTGAACATTCCGGGATGATTTGTAGACACATGATCCGTTACCTTAACAAGAAACAAAAGACGATGATACCGCCAGATCTTGTAACAATGAGGTGGACAATAAACGGAAACAAAGTTGCGGGACCTCTACCGTGTACCCCTCGGATGCTTGGTAATGTTGTAGAATCTCAAACAGCaagatatagtggattgtgtaaAGCTTTCCAAGGTTTGTCCGTTATTGGTAGTTGCTCCGTTCCGCGGTACAATTACTTGATGAGCGTGATCAAGAGAGAAAATGAGTATGTGATTAAGTCTTTTCCGggagaagagagagagaaaaaaataaACGAGGACTatgaaagtgatgaagaagaTGATCCGCTATTAGATCCCCCAAGGTCACAAACAAAAGGACGTCCAAAAGCGGGTAGATTCAAAAGAGGTATCGAGACGTCAAGTTCAAATAAACAATTTCGAAAGTGCAGTTTTTGTGGGGCGAGGGAAGAAGGCCATGATAGAAGAAATTGTCCCTCGAGATTATtaggaaaaaaaggaaaaaattgATTGTAATTTCTTATCATGTACTTTGaaatattaatgaattttaattaaatattttcaatgttGTTAATGTTAGTACTTGTTGCCATTATTAATAATCCTAAAAAAAGAACTGACTCCAAACAAATTTTTGAAAAAAGCATtgataatattttttaaatatacaatttttaatcagaaatattaagaataatatcttattaaattaatatttatgtagTTAAAAAAGCATTGATAAATGAATTAACATAGGAAAAGGGTAAAAAAGGGAATGGAGTATGTGGGCCACTCCCGCAATGTTTCATTACGGCCTCGCAATGAAACATAGCGGGAATAGCGGATCctagccattcattttttacttCAATGGTCCTGATTTGTTGGTTATAAGTGGTCTCTATCCAACTATGACTGTGGATAGggactcaatatatatatatatatatatatatatatatatatatatatatatatatatataatacaaattGATTGCATTTAgtttcttttaaaaaataaaatgaattaactagaaactagaaaccaaataattttttttaaaaaattaactcGAAATATAAcaaatatggtatgcaaatcgatcgttgtgagatgtagaaaaatacagtgaaatcgaattttaaaaaaaacttacgATTTTACggaaaaaattaaattaaaaacggagggtAAAAGCTGAAATTGAGTGTGGGAGAGTGCAGGGTAGTTGGGTGGGGTGATttagggggaccattagattaggtagATCTAATGGTTTAGAATAATTCTAAGTAGGGGTGAGCAAAATCGAACCGAAGCCGAAAAATCGAATCGAACCGTATAATTTCGGTTCAGTTTGGTTtgaattttttcaaaaatttcggTTAATTTGGTTTTAACCGAAATAATATTGGTTCAGTTCGGTTAATCTAAAAATTAATTCGATTTACCCGAAATAACCGaatctaaatatatatatttttgaattatatt
The sequence above is drawn from the Apium graveolens cultivar Ventura chromosome 2, ASM990537v1, whole genome shotgun sequence genome and encodes:
- the LOC141691614 gene encoding protein FAR1-RELATED SEQUENCE 5-like, with amino-acid sequence MTTTSRSESMNLFFDEYVKASTGLKEFIENSQKALDSQYLREVQADFDTEYKEMRLFSNSSMEIHASKIYTKEMFKRFQKEFQKSQSFVVKSMKGCGDYLSKMYLVEKSTLPEINRRNFFLKVSIDGSYSCTCKKFEHSGMICRHMIRYLNKKQKTMIPPDLVTMRWTINGNKVAGPLPCTPRMLGNVVESQTARYSGLCKAFQGLSVIGSCSVPRYNYLMSVIKRENEYVIKSFPGEEREKKINEDYESDEEDDPLLDPPRSQTKGRPKAGRFKRGIETSSSNKQFRKCSFCGAREEGHDRRNCPSRLLGKKGKN